Proteins found in one Triticum aestivum cultivar Chinese Spring chromosome 4D, IWGSC CS RefSeq v2.1, whole genome shotgun sequence genomic segment:
- the LOC123095915 gene encoding uncharacterized protein codes for MTPPSPSLFLLDPFVGTYLPGGETADNKKTLLSSGAKRAFGFPADLDCDALMRGLALEADLAGAPDLSRLTLRGVRPFSTCIHAVDKNLIIMITSFPQVYPRGIYLIYNAIDRSLLMIPSAPSTPPSVLTSRVLVARRRDDDISSYALVFPGTVYDIGCPGRQPVLFVSGSSSKSQWEIAKFTNFPDHLLAEKSSFLAEDVFSHRGRGYWVDLLLGGMYCDCGDVFSSQRYMDAHSLDLPVGCERYLGCRDYIPEPRAFRAVGCVGDSIKFVSITGFLERVDLVDDRMVRVWRLKEDMSWDVDYELKLGSLREEGAFKGNHLPTSMAPMYPFLNIQEDRVIYFALGEYIYQDPEFCFPSTPSFWVRVDMSSKTFNCTPLSLTDASIGCLLALSGNAEGKLAWTSQPSQLLKPCPVS; via the coding sequence ATGACTCCGCCCTCGCCTTCCCTTTTCCTCCTGGATCCCTTCGTGGGCACGTATCTCCCCGGCGGCGAAACAGCCGACAACAAGAAGACTTTGCTGTCCTCTGGAGCCAAGAGGGCGTTCGGGTTCCCTGCGGACCTCGATTGCGATGCGCTCATGCGGGGCCTGGCGCTAGAAGCAGACCTTGCTGGTGCGCCAGATCTGTCCCGCCTGACCCTCCGAGGCGTCCGCCCGTTCTCCACTTGTATCCATGCCGTCGACAAGAACCTGATTATCATGATAACTTCCTTTCCTCAAGTTTACCCCCGGGGTATCTATCTCATCTACAACGCAATTGACAGATCGCTCCTCATGATCCCGTCTGCGCCCAGCACACCCCCTTCCGTCCTTACGTCCCGTGTTCTTGTGGCGCGCCGCCGGGACGACGACATCAGCTCCTACGCCCTGGTCTTTCCCGGGACCGTCTACGACATAGGCTGTCCTGGACGGCAGCCTGTTCTCTTCGTGTCGGGATCCTCATCTAAGTCTCAGTGGGAGATTGCGAAGTTCACTAATTTCCCCGACCATCTGCTCGCTGAGAAAAGCTCTTTCCTTGCCGAAGATGTGTTCTCCCACCGTGGCCGTGGTTACTGGGTGGATCTCTTGCTTGGTGGCATGTACTGTGACTGCGGTGATGTGTTCTCCAGCCAGCGTTACATGGACGCCCACTCCTTAGACCTCCCTGTGGGGTGCGAGAGATACTTAGGCTGTAGAGATTACATACCAGAGCCGAGGGCCTTTCGAGCTGTGGGCTGTGTTGGGGACTCCATCAAGTTTGTCTCCATCACCGGCTTCCTTGAGCGTGTGGATCTTGTGGATGACCGCATGGTGAGGGTCTGGAGACTCAAGGAAGATATGAGTTGGGATGTAGACTACGAGCTCAAGCTGGGGAGCCTGCGTGAAGAGGGGGCTTTCAAAGGGAACCACCTGCCGACCTCCATGGCACCCATGTACCCCTTCCTCAACATACAGGAAGACCGTGTCATATACTTTGCACTGGGTGAGTACATCTACCAGGACCCGGAGTTCTGCTTTCCATCCACGCCAAGCTTTTGGGTCCGTGTTGATATGAGCAGCAAGACTTTCAACTGCACACCTCTCTCTCTGACGGATGCCAGCATTGGCTGTCTTCTTGCTCTCTCCGGCAATGCTGAGGGCAAGCTTGCTTGGACTTCCCAGCCAAGCCAACTTCTGAAGCCATGTCCTGTTAGTTAG